DNA from Balaenoptera musculus isolate JJ_BM4_2016_0621 chromosome 4, mBalMus1.pri.v3, whole genome shotgun sequence:
atggcttgcaggatcctacttccccaaccagggattgaacccgggccctcaggtGTGAGACTGCGGCATCCTaacctggaccaccagggaatccccaggtcaatttaattaaaaaagaaatatgttgtgttagttccttgTATCAATGCACATAAAACCATTTTGTGTTAACCCCATCATACAAAGTGTCTTGACTTTCCAGTCTTAAACTTCCAAATGGACCGAGTGCTAAAAGTTCTTTCGTTAATTATCTATTAGTAATCTGGGCATATTTACCCATGGGAGTAATGTTATAAGGGACTATTACATTCCCAGGCTAGTCCCTCATGTAGTCAAACATAGTTCTACTGGTATTAATCTAAGTTCTGATTTCTGcagcaggagaaggaggaggagggagatgaagACAATGAGAGGAAAAATGGGGAAGTGGTACAGCGGGGCCGAAGATAGGAGGCAAGACAAGAGAAGGACATGAAGGGCTAGAAGAGGAAAACTTTCCCTGGGTTTAGGCCTTGCTCTAAGGAAAGAACCCAATGCACTTGGTTTTTGTGActtccaatttttatttctgtatccctTCCTCAGGATCCTAGTGCCCTCATTTGGTCCTAAAGTCCCACTCTATCCTCCAAGCTTCAAACCTCCTTCACTAAACACACTCACAAGACTCCCCTTTCTCAATGTGAATATTCTTAACAAGATATTTGGAAAATACCAGTCTAAGAGAACCTAATCATTTTGTGGCGCTCACAGTCTCAGAACGCTGAAGTCTATCATTCTCTACTTAGGGGAATTCCAACCTATCtaacaaaatgaagcaaaaaaaaaaaaaaaaaaaaaaattaaggcaatgTTTTGAAGGAAGACGCTTTTCTTGGGGGTCATCCCCTCTGCTGAGCTCCACTAAGTGGTTCCTGGGGTGCACTGCTCTCTCCATTTCTGATCTGACATTTCTCCATCTGCCCCCAGTAGCAAGGACCTAGCCTCTAGCTGGCCCTCAAGGCACGTTTCTGGACTGAATCAAGTAGGTTTTTtggctctttttattttgttttcccatgGATGGGCATGGGCAGAGCATAGAGGGCCGGCAGAATGGGGGCTGAGGGTGAAGTGAAGTTGAGGATAGGAAAACCCATGACCTTGTTCACAGATTCCTCGCTGAAATGATCCATAATGTGCCAAAGGTCCCTAAGGTTGGACACAGCTACAATGTTAGTAAATGAATGTGACAACATAGCTTTTGTTGCTTAGAATTGGGAAGGTTTTAAAGTAGGAAAAGTAGGGGAAGTTGCCGGCCATGCCGGCAGAGTTTGCAATACTATATGATTTTAAGGATGACTCCCTGTTGAAAAGTGCCATATCTAAGAAGGAGATATACATACAGGTTTGCCAGCCTTGGTGTAaccacatgggcttctctctggattctctctccccaccatcGTGGATGAGTAAACTCTGCTCTGGGGAGGGATGCTTGGCCTCGGTGCTGATGCGAAGCCTCTTCAGGCCACAAATAGCCAGGTACTCAGTGGGGAGAATGTTGGTACTGCACAGAGAAAGCTTCAGGTCCCGGACCAGCGTGAAGTTCAATAGGAGTCCCAGTGCAGACGTGTCTGTGAACCAGATGGTCAGATGGTCATTGTAGCTGCTTTGCTCGACTGCGAGAGGCAGGACGGTTTTACAGCTGCACATCAGGTTGGCCAAACTGTAATCACAATCCCGGATGTCCGCAGAGCAGCTGCACTTCCGAATGGTGTTTTCCTTCGTGAAAATCAGCGTGCTGTTCTGCTGAGCTCTCGCGAGGCAGTCAAGTGCAAAGACGCCCAGTGCACCAATGACAAGGAGGCTGCACCCAGAGGGTGGTGCCATTCTTCTCTCAGGGTGGGCCAGCGAGTTTCCCCTTCACGAGCTGATTCATTGGAACTCACCTGAAAGAAGATGTGCAGCTTTATCACAGCCTCTCATTAGAAATGTGCAGCTTCCGGAAAAGGAGCCCCCTAAATAACCCGTCTTAAACTTTCTCTCTTGCAGTTCTAGCAAAGGCAGGCAATGCTAGGAGCCCAAGTGCAGGCCATGCTCTTTTCTCAGAACCTCCTGGGAGGCCTCAGCCAATCCCATGAACTCTGCTCACCTGAGCTGTAAAACTCCCCGTGATGTCTGTTGGTAGTGAGACTAACATGCCAACAAGTAAGCAAGAGCAGATGCCGGACAGGAGACCTACCGCAGCCTCTCTGCGGGCAGGGATTTGGAGTGATCTGAGTGCGCACATCCTCCAAACTTCCCGTTGCCAGTACTGAATGCCTGTCTACTCTCTAAACAGGCACATATccgtccccctgcccccagtaTCTGACTTCCTGGAATTCAGGAGACAAACAGTTCCTTGTCGGAATCAACTACCCACGTGCTACCTGTTCACACAGCATGAATACCGGTGAAACACTTAGTTAATGGTAAACTTCAATTTCTAACTAGACAAACATGCTCCCCTCAATCGTATTAATCTGTTTGTAGGACCATTCATACTTCTCCTGGTCTCCTAGTCCAGTATTAGAATCCACTTTAACTGTGTTACTCGACAATGAAAAGATTAATCACACACCAGTTAATCACAATGACCCTGATTTACCTACTCCTTTCCCAGAACAAATATTATAAATTGACTTTATTAAATAACTTACTATAGGGCTCCAAAAGGAAGCAATATATAAGCACGGTTAAATGACCTAAATAAGGTAGGAATGCATGTTTAATTTAAAGAGCAACCCTGATGTCCAATTTGGGGGAAAACGCcctacagtgcctggcacgtaatagACGTGTGGTCTTCTTTTATGGTGTGATTGGAATAAGACTCACATTATGAAATAGGGCACcaggtttcagttttgcaaaactAAGGAAATTTCTCCTGAGTTAGCTGATGACTGAACAGACAGACCAAACAATACAGTTCAGTGCATCTGTACATATGGTGGTAGGCATGGCAGGATACTGGGGATAAGACCTCTGAATAGGAGAGTCCAGAGCTAGTGATGGCCCCCTGCAGGAAGTGTGGTAAGGAAGGATTGATGGAAGGTCACTCCAGGGAGTTAAACATGTGTCCAAAGAGGATGGTGACAGCAGGAAAGAAGCTAGGCAGACCTGCACCCCTCAGGGAGCAAGATGAGGCTACAGGATGGCAGAGTAAGTCAATGTGCAATCTAAGGTGGGGGGCAGAGCTAAAAACACTGGGGTCAGGTACACAGGCAGGCAGCACAAGTCCATCGTCAGGTTGGTGGAGTGAGTGCTGGGAGATTAAAAATCAGCTCAGCCAAGTAAACTTGAATGGAAGGTAAGACATTGGTTCACAGCAATCataatacattcattcattcaacaaatgcccATTGGGAGTTTACTAGGTGGCAGGCACTTCGCTAGCCCAGGGGATACAGCCCAGAATAAGACAACGAGCTTATGTTCTAAGGGACTTGATTCTGCTTCCAGAGCCCAAGGTGGGTCAGGCCTGTGTGTGTGAGGACCAGAGGCTATGGAagtagggaaggggaaggaggcaaAGGCAGGAGTCAGGTAAGGccaagcagaagaaacaaaaatgaacaagccCCGGACCCTGCCCCAAGGGCTCATGTGCAAAAGAGGAAGACAAGGAAGGCTGAACCGAGAAAGCTCTCCTGAATGTACACACAAATATAGGATCATAGGAGAGAGGTAGGCTAAAATCCATTCAGGAGACTGGATAAGGCGTTTGAtagtgtttgtgtttattttgaaGTTGGCACagggctttcttctttttttttttttttaagtataagtagtgtttttattctttctaaaaatggatttttcaaatggttttttaaattaatttttattggagtatagttgatttacaatgttgtgttagtttcaggtgtacagcaaagtgaatcagttatacatatacatatatccactcttttttagattctgttcccatataggtcattacagagtactgagtagagttccctgcgctatgcagtaggttcttattagttatctattttacatatagtagtgtgtatctgtcaatcccaatctcccaatttatccctcccccacctttccccttggtaactgtaagtttgttttctacatctgtaactctatttctgttttgtaaataggttcatttgtaccatttttttagattccacatataaacgatatcatatgatatttgtctttctgtgtctgacttacttcactcagtatgacaatctctaggtccatggcACAGGGTTTTCTTAAAGGatttattcattagttcattTTGTAGTAGAAGAAAGGGCTTTGAGAAACATGTAGATCCAGAATTCTCCCTGAATGAGAGCCTTAAGAGTTTTAAATTGTGTTAGAATGTGGTGGCAAGTACCCCACTTAGTAAGGAACAGTgcataatttattaaatacagATAATTTTAGATGATCACCTGTCCCAGATTCCACAGGAGGTTTCTAGGACTTCATGTCCCAGTAACCCCATCATCCCAGAACTAGGAATGCTGTCATCAGTATCAATGGCCTGCTCTGACCCCAGCcttagagggaaagagagggatggGCATCTATACATCAGCTGGAACCTGGTGACAAAAGtgtctacctcattcttttagGTGCTGTTACCATTCAGAGGCGTGCATGGAAGAAGACAAGGGGTAAGAAGGGAAAAAGATATGGATTTCCTGGAGCTCTCCAGTGGAGCTGGAGATCCCCAAAGGGATTTGTGAACAACTTCCTAGCAGTCAAGGTCCTGGCTGGGCCTCAGCAGCGGGGGCGCTGCCTTCTGGACATCAGGGAACTTGAAGGCCAGAACAAGGAGGTCAGACGCCTGAAGCCTCATGAAGGGTTAGAGAAGGGGACAAGTATCCCTGGTAACCAACTGATGGGGTTTCCACAGAGATGCTAGTTggacatttttctccttcagtttttaaaaaaaatttttattggaatatagttgatttacaatgtcgtattagtttcaggtatacagcaaactgaatcagctatagatatacatatatccactctttttttagattcttttcccgtatagaccattacagagtattgagtagagttccctgtgctatacagtaggttcttattagttatctattttatatatagtagtgtgtttatgtcaatcccaaactcccaatttatttcccccaccccttatcccctggtaaccgtaagtttgttttctatatctgtgactctacttctgttttgtaaataagttcatttgtacccttttttttagattccacatataaatgatatcatatgatatttgtctttgtctgacttattcactcagtatgacaatctctagatccatccatgttcctgcaagtggcattattttgttcttttttatggctgagtaatattccattgtatatatgtaccacatcttctttatccatttctttgttgatggacatttaggttgctctcatgtcttggctattgagaatagtgctgcaatgaacactggggtgcatgtatcttttcgaattatggttttctccagatatatgcctaggagtgggattgctggatcatacggtagctctatttttagttttttaaggatctcCTTCAGCTTTACcatggatttctttctttagGTTTGTTGAACGTGGATTATGAACACCCTACTTTCACTATGTATCTATTCATCTGTGGGCAAATTCCAGCCTGGCATAAGCAGAATGGGCACAGATACATCACATTGCCCCTGCCCCTTGACCTGCTTCTGCCCACAGTAGGAGGGGCACTGTTGGGAAAGACACTTTTTTCTCTGGGGGTTGCTCAGCTTGTAGATGGGAAATACAAATCTATTGGTAACTGCCTTGTGTCCAGAATGGGTAAGcttgagaatgaagccaacacagaggaaaacagagacaaGAAGTAGAGAGACATTCTTAACAATCTTTTTTTCAGCACCCAGATCAAGCCACACCTGACAttcttccttgattttttaaaaatatatgagcCAAGTTTTTTTTCCCTACTCAAGCCAATCTGAACTGGGATATCTATAAGAAGCAATTAAAAGTGTCTTGGTACACTGACATTTGGTAAACTATGCTTTTTTCAGTCACTcggtaaacatttgttgagcgcttgctttgtgctaggcactgtgctagaaaATAAAGCTAGTAGGAGCTTCGTCAAGGGGTTATACCCCAGTCAAAGACACACTGGAACCAATGATCACAGAGTAATgtgataataattataacaacaatTTGTATGGGATATTAAGTCTGCACCTAGGACTGCCTGGGAGTGGCTAAGTTCATAATATCTGATTagagaaatatttcttgagtggGAAACCTAAAAGTAAAATTACCTATGTAATTAGCATAGAGTaaccagaattttttaaatcaaaagtaGGATAGAGAGATTGACAGGATAGGAGGTTGGCAGGGGTGGCAGTGGGAAGGGGCAGTCGAGGGGTCCTGTGGGGCTGGAATCCTCTGACTTCGTCTGACAGATCATTTTCTCAGTATCCCAGCTTTTTGTGGGCTCCATCATTGAGATTTGCAGACTGTGTCCTAATATAAGCCCGCTCCACACCCCTAGGGTTGGGGCATAGTGAGGGCCTGAGGCatagggaggggcagaggggcgtGGGTTTTATCTGTGGCCATTCTGCTTATGCCGTGCTGCAGTCTGCCCGCTAATGGACAAATGCACAGTGAAACTAGGGTAAAGGTTCATTCCTCCCTTACATGCAGTCTAATGCCAttaaaggggtgggggggtggaggtaGGGAGTGTGTGCTCCACTCCACACAGTCATTCAGCGACccaggctttatttatttatttatttatttaggccagcTTCTAGGGCCCTCAGGTCctccacagtatttttttttcttttttcttttggccgcactgcgcggcaggcgggatcttagtttcctgaccagggatcgaacccgcgcacCCGGCAGGggaagcggggagtcttaaccactggaccagcaggggaGTCCCCTCCACAGTATTTTCTGCCCACGTTTCATGGGCCAGAGCTCAGCCACATGGAGCCACGTGACTGCAGGCAGTGTGGAAATGAAGCCCAGCACTTtgccaggagaggagaggagaatgtGGGTACTGGTGGGCACTAGAAGTTTCTGACATACCTAGGTTGTGAGATACAATGAACAGCTTTATGCAACCATGACAAAAGAAGCTCAGGTGGTATCAGTCCACCTAAACTTTTCAGGCAAGATGCTGAAAACAATGTATGGCCGCTAAATCTTTGATCATTGAATCACTGAACATGTTTAGAAACCGGAGCTCCTATTCAGActcatttgaaatattatttttatatctcagtTGGAGAAATCCTGAGAGCAATTAATAGTAGCAGCTAGCTGCATGAAAGCAAAGACTCCTGAACTGAGCAGATACAGACATCAGTTACTTCAAAACAAATTCCACACAGATTCCTTCTCAATCTAGGATTACACCCAAAATGTAGATAATGTTTATACTTGGCTCCAAAAGGAATGTTTCAAACTGGACTAGTTTTGTTTATAAGAAGgtattactagtaaggagatatTGTGTCAGCAGGAGGATAGCCTTTGGACCATTTGCCTGAAACAGATTTGAAATGTCATGAAGAATGATGCTTTGAATTCTATAGTCTTAACACAAAAGACAAGACATCCGATTATGGGAAAATAGAGTGACACTCTCCAAATCCTTACAGCAATCAAAACTCAagtgatttcaaattttaattcagATGTAAGTTTAATTTGAAAttagaagtgatttttttaaagtgcaaagaCAATTAAGGGAAAGACTCAATTGAAGAAACTGGAGAAGTAAGAGAAGCAGACACTGATGAGATGCTCCAGCAAGAAGCAGACAGTCTGAAATATAAATCTGAACGCAGCAcggggaagaaagggagaagaaatcCAGCATCTGGGCATCCCAAGAAACCCACTTTGAAGCAGGACTTGCAGAGCTAAGTGAGGATGTCTCTCCCAAATGTAATCCCCAGAGTGTGTCCCTGCAAAAATCCTTGAAGATTTGGAGGTGGTGAAAATGAGAGGAATTCCTGAAAAGGAGACAATTTGGAATCTTAGGTGTATCCCACAAAGTGAGACGTGTATGCATACTCTTGGAGTGTATTTTATCAAAAGGGCGCACactggaggattactggactgagtgtcaatattatgacatagtatgagtgtgtttcgtgtttggtaattgaaatcattgttgcttttgttgtggtcatccatttacaatgcttggtgtcagtctatttatctcctgtaaaaataaaatacagtgtgtgtgtgtgaaaaaaaaatgtaaacaatgctTGATAGGATAATGAGATTAGAgatggtcttttaaatttttcattgttatgcTAATACAATACCTTTATAAAACGTAAAAATCTTgaaacaacacattttaaaaaaattgtggtaaaatacacaaaacagaagatttatcatttcaaccattttaaagtggacagttcagtgatattatgtcaacagatttttaaaactttcagatgGCACCTGAATAAACTATGTGTTGTCCATTGGTGATTTTAATATATCTGGTATATAACTAAAGTCACCACAAAACTTTTTCTGGGAAATTGGCAgatcataaacataaaaaaattattttgctttatattaaaccttattgttttactgtttcaaaattcaaatttactcACAAGAAAGAGTCAGTTTCATATTAGATTTGGTTTAACAAATGCTGCTCCTGCTATTCATTCTtatcaccaaaaaataaaaaggctatTTGTGACTTAACGATAACATGttccagaaaattaaaagttaaggTCTCTTAGAAACAATACAAACGTTATCAGTAGAAGTGAAGTATACCAAATTTATATATTCAGGAGAACGTGAAACTTATACCATTGATTGTTAAAgggttttaaaagctttttattacATTTGGTAACAAAATTCTAGGCTTGGTTGTAAAATCCTGGGTTAACTatcatttggaaatttaaatatacattacagtaaacatttagaaaatgtttttctaaaatgttccatCTAGGTCAATAAACTTGTCTGTAGAAGTCTTttataaggataaaaaaaaaaaaaaaaaagggcgcACACTGCCTGCTGACATGGACAGCAGTTAACATGGCCTCGCTCACTGCTGGAGTCTAATGGGTTGCTCAAGGAACATCGCATGTACTCTGGGAACAAACAACTGGGCAACTAACTATAAGGTGATGTGCATGGTGAGTACTTATTAAAGACACAGACCAAGTGTTGGGCAGGAGGAAATGGGAAAGACTCCCAGAGATGGTGCTGTGTGGACTGAGAAGAGAGTGGATGGGGTGAGGAAAGCTGAGGTGCTGCATATAGAGGAGTTGCTTGAGCAAAATCTCAGACTAGAGTACTTGGCGTGTCTTGGGGCCATGAGGCCGGGACTGTGCCAGCCAAGCTAAGGGGTTTGATCTCCAAATGCTTCTGATCTTCACCCCACCAATATAACCCCTCCCCAgtagatataatttttaatttctaaaggtATTAGAAATACCATAATTATACTATCTACATTGTAAACAATACACGAAGAGTAGAATTTTAAATACTTGAGacgaaaaataaaaatggaagtttgaacagcctcttcaataagtggtgctgggaaaactggacaggtacatgtaaaagtatgaaattagaacactccctgacaccatacacaaaaataaactcaaaatggattaaagacctaagtgtaaggccagacactatcaaactcttagaggaaaacataggcagaacactctatgacataaatcacagcaagatcctttttgacccagctcctagagaaatggaaataagaacacaaataaacaaatgggacctaatgaaacttaaaagcttttgcacagcaaaggaaatcataaacaagaccaaaagacaaccctcagaatgggagaaaatatttgcaaatgaagcaactgacaaaggattaatctccaagatttacaagcagctcatgcagctcaataacaaaaaaacaaacaacccaatccaaaaatgggcagaagacctaatagacatttctccaaagaagatatacagatggccaacagacacatgaaagaatgctcaacatcattaatcattagagaaatgcaaatcaaaactacaatgaggtatcatctcacaccagtcagaatggccatcatcaaaaaatctacaaacaataaatgctggagagggtgtggagaaaagggaacactcttgcactgttggtgggaatgtaaattgatacagccactatggagaacagtatggacgttccttaaaaaactaaaattagaactaccatacgacccagcaatcccactactgggcatataccctgagaaaaccataattcaaaaagagtcatgtaccaaaatgttcattgcagctctatttacaatagccaggacatggaagcaacctaagtgtccatcatcggatgaatggataaagaagatgtggcacatatatacaatggaatattactcagccataaaaagaaatgaaatggaggtatttgtaatgaggtggatggagttagagtctgtcatacagagtgaagtaagtcagaaagagaaaaacaaatacagtatgctaacacatatatatggaatctaaggaaaaaaaaaaaaaaagatcatgaagaacctagtggcaagatgggaataaagacacagacctactaaagaatggacttgaggatatggggagggggaggggtgagatgtgacaggatgagagagtgtcatggacatatatacactaccaaatgtaaaatagatagctagtgggaagcagccgcatagcacagggagatcagctcggtgctttgtgaccgcctgggggggtgggatggggagggtgggagggagggagatgcgggagggaggagatatgggaacgtgtgtatatctgtagctgattcactttgttataaagcagaaactaacacaccattgtgaagcaattatacttcaataaagatgttttaaaaaaaaaaaaaaatggaagtttgAGTATTGTCAGCTCTACCCCACTGGCTCATGTACTCCCTTTGATATACACACCCCCTTTGGAGGCCCCTGCAAGAGTCAAAAGTGAGGCGCTGAAGGTTTGTGAGCAGGGGAGACCCGTGTAGATCTGTGCTTAAGGAAGTTCATGGAGGTGCCAGGTGGAGATTGAATTAGAGGGGCAGAGACCAGAAAACAATGAGTTCTAAGTGAGAAAAcgcttttcttttgtattttctttgaagGTTTATCTCTCTTCATTTGCTGACTCCTTCTAACTCCAGGCTCTCCAGATAAATTTATTTCACTATCTGGAATCCTTGAGGGGGTAGAGGGCACAAGAGAGTGGGATTGAGGAGGTGGGAATGAGGTCGAGGCTCCTGCCCTGCTGTCCCCTTGCTGTGCCTTCCTCTTAGTTCCTTGGTCATCCCCTCATCCACTCTTTACAGGTGCCTGGTGCTGAAACCCCACTCATACAGGGGTCTAATATCACTTGGTTAAGCCTTAATACAGACTTAAGTAAACACATTCTTGCCCAAGGGGATTGCGCTTTAAGCCTTATCCCTACCTTGCCCCTTGTTAGAGGGATAGTGAGGGTTAAATAGAAATACAGGAGAAGTGTGGGGTGAGACTCCTTTCTAGGACCCAGAATTGTGTGGCCACCTGTTCTCAGGCCCAGTTCCCACTCGTTTGTGGTTGTGCAATCACCCTTCCCATGGAGGCCAGGGAGGAAATGTTGGCTACTCTGTGTTCTGTGGGTGAGAAGCTCGCAGAGATGCTGGATGAAGGCTTTAGGTGGAGGACCTTGAgaatgattttttgaaaaaaaaaagatttttagcattttccttttccttggctCTGCTCCACAAGTGCACTGCAGGAGACAGTTTAGAGAGAAGCACTACGTAAGATGGTATTGGAAACAGGAATAATGTTCTTATTGCTTAATATTTCAAAGCTTATAATGTTGAAAGCTAATTTGGGTTTCTCCCCCATGTTTTCTTACTAGGATAAgtgttgtcttttctttcttcttcacattCCACAACGGCACACTCCCGTCCCTGGTACGAGCCACTGAATTTTCACACACCCTTCCAAGTGATTCTGAAGTCACCGCCTTGTAAAGTCTCTGTTGACAAAAATCACTTCCCCTTCATCGAAGTTCACATGGTTCATCGTGAGAGGCAGGAAACGGGGTTCGCTGTGATTCTGATGGGGTCAATTTCTCATTTGATTTATACAGTAAGACCTACACTCTTTGCTATATCATCTGATAgatttcctcatctagaaaaagaggaa
Protein-coding regions in this window:
- the C4H21orf62 gene encoding uncharacterized protein C21orf62 homolog, translating into MAPPSGCSLLVIGALGVFALDCLARAQQNSTLIFTKENTIRKCSCSADIRDCDYSLANLMCSCKTVLPLAVEQSSYNDHLTIWFTDTSALGLLLNFTLVRDLKLSLCSTNILPTEYLAICGLKRLRISTEAKHPSPEQSLLIHDGGERESREKPMWLHQGWQTCMYISFLDMALFNRESSLKSYSIANSAGMAGNFPYFSYFKTFPILSNKSYVVTFIY